A genomic window from Cucumis melo cultivar AY chromosome 8, USDA_Cmelo_AY_1.0, whole genome shotgun sequence includes:
- the LOC103484803 gene encoding ADP-ribosylation factor 1-like isoform X3, producing the protein MGVAISRLVRMLFAKKEMRILMVGLDAAGKTTILYKLKLGEIVTTIPTIGFNVETVEYKNVSFTVWDVGGQDKIRPLWRHYFQNTQGLIFVVDSNDKERISEARDELHRMLSEHELVDATVLVFANKQDLPNAMTVAEITDKLGLHSLRNRR; encoded by the exons ATGGGAGTGGCGATATCTCGGCTTGTGAGGATGTTGTTTGCAAAGAAAGAAATGAGGATTTTAATGGTGGGTCTTGATGCTGCTGGAAAAACAACCATTTTGTATAAGTTGAAGCTTGGAGAGATTGTCACCACTATACCCACCATAG GTTTTAATGTGGAAACGGTTGAGTACAAGAATGTTAGCTTTACAGTGTGGGATGTTGGAGGCCAAGACAAG ATTAGACCTCTGTGGAGGCATTATTTTCAGAACACACAAGGTCTTATCTTTGTGGTGGACAGCAATGACAAAGAGAGGATATCAGAAGCTAGGGATGAGCTTCATAGGATGCTTAGTGAG CATGAACTGGTAGATGCAACTGTGCTAGTGTTTGCTAACAAGCAAGACCTTCCAAATGCTATGACTGTTGCTGAAATCACTGATAAACTTGGCCTTCACTCCCTCCGAAATCGTCGCTG A
- the LOC103484805 gene encoding putative oxidoreductase C1F5.03c, giving the protein MAGTPPVSSFSPFLRYIPNSRSSTLTLIRSSSSPVTSPVSMDTPRETRKVVVCGGGVIGVCTAYFLAKNGAAVTLVEKSAIACAASGKAGGFLAFDWCDGGPISALARASFNLHRSLSQELDGPKSYGYRALTTLSLTISESQKPSTPSNSSSKSTGNSVVPSWVDGPVQNTRTIGNTETTAQVHPQLFTRTLLSNAMEKYGVEVVIGKLEKLTLEGGRFQSVVLEDGRVINADAVVLALGPWSGKFEALSSLFRVYGLKAHSIVLEPKEPEAITPHALFLGYYPAQGGRPIDPEMYPRPTGEVYLCGMSAVAEVPENPEEITPNPESISVLKRVAKTVSSRLGEEEAELKAEQACFLPCTDDDLPVIGKLPGVSECYVATGHSCWGILNGPATGAAMAELILDGESVIVDLNRFSPARFVGRERNR; this is encoded by the exons atggcaggGACACCACCGGTATCGTCTTTCTCTCCATTCCTTCGTTATATTCCAAACTCTAGATCTTCCACCCTCACATTGATTCGATCCTCCTCTTCTCCGGTAACATCGCCGGTGTCCATGGATACTCCCCGGGAAACTAGAAAAGTCGTGGTTTGTGGTGGTGGAGTGATCGGAGTCTGCACGGCTTACTTCTTAGCCAAGAACGGGGCGGCAGTTACTCTCGTCGAGAAATCTGCCATCGCATGCGCCGCCTCGGGCAAGGCCGGCGGCTTCCTCGCCTTTGATTGGTGCGATGGTGGACCTATATCCGCCCTCGCTCGCGCCAGCTTTAATCTCCACCGCTCGCTCTCACAGGAGCTCGATGGCCCTAAATCGTACGGCTATAGAGCCCTAACCACTCTCAGCCTTACGATTTCGGAATCGCAGAAACCTTCCACTCCCTCTAACTCCTCCTCCAAATCCACCGGCAATTCCGTCGTGCCTTCCTGGGTCGACGGTCCAGTTCAGAATACGAGAACGATCGGAAACACCGAAACAACAGCACAAGTTCACCCACAGCTCTTCACTCGTACCCTTCTATCCAATGCAATGGAAAAGTACGGCGTGGAGGTTGTGATCGGGAAATTGGAGAAGCTAACGTTGGAGGGTGGCAGATTTCAATCGGTGGTGCTGGAGGACGGCCGAGTTATTAACGCCGATGCGGTTGTTCTTGCTTTGGGACCATGGTCGGGGAAGTTCGAAGCGCTATCATCACTATTCAGAGTGTATGGCCTGAAAGCACACAGTATAGTTTTGGAACCTAAGGAGCCGGAAGCCATAACTCCACATGCTCTGTTTCTAGGTTACTATCCGGCTCAGGGTGGAAGGCCTATAGACCCAGAAATGTATCCTCGTCCTACAG GGGAGGTGTATTTGTGCGGGATGTCAGCGGTGGCAGAAGTGCCGGAGAATCCAGAGGAGATAACGCCCAATCCAGAATCGATAAGCGTTCTAAAGAGAGTGGCAAAGACTGTGTCAAGTCGATTGGGGGAAGAAGAGGCGGAATTGAAGGCGGAGCAGGCTTGCTTCTTGCCGTGTACGGATGACGATTTGCCGGTGATCGGGAAGCTTCCGGGGGTGAGTGAGTGTTATGTGGCGACTGGACACAGCTGTTGGGGAATTTTGAATGGGCCTGCTACTGGTGCAGCCATGGCTGAGCTTATTTTGGATGGAGAATCCGTAATTGTTGATCTCAACCGGTTTAGCCCCGCCAGGTTCGTCGGACGAGAAAGAAACCGTTGA
- the LOC103484803 gene encoding ADP-ribosylation factor 1-like isoform X1 gives MGVAISRLVRMLFAKKEMRILMVGLDAAGKTTILYKLKLGEIVTTIPTIGFNVETVEYKNVSFTVWDVGGQDKIRPLWRHYFQNTQGLIFVVDSNDKERISEARDELHRMLSEHELVDATVLVFANKQDLPNAMTVAEITDKLGLHSLRNRRWYIQATCATSGQGLYEGLDWLSSNISTKASSRAHNASSKEYILSKLMGCFLPFLAGLISLVLINIFGESSLSGPRRKT, from the exons ATGGGAGTGGCGATATCTCGGCTTGTGAGGATGTTGTTTGCAAAGAAAGAAATGAGGATTTTAATGGTGGGTCTTGATGCTGCTGGAAAAACAACCATTTTGTATAAGTTGAAGCTTGGAGAGATTGTCACCACTATACCCACCATAG GTTTTAATGTGGAAACGGTTGAGTACAAGAATGTTAGCTTTACAGTGTGGGATGTTGGAGGCCAAGACAAG ATTAGACCTCTGTGGAGGCATTATTTTCAGAACACACAAGGTCTTATCTTTGTGGTGGACAGCAATGACAAAGAGAGGATATCAGAAGCTAGGGATGAGCTTCATAGGATGCTTAGTGAG CATGAACTGGTAGATGCAACTGTGCTAGTGTTTGCTAACAAGCAAGACCTTCCAAATGCTATGACTGTTGCTGAAATCACTGATAAACTTGGCCTTCACTCCCTCCGAAATCGTCGCTG GTATATTCAGGCTACATGTGCCACTTCAGGCCAAGGATTGTACGAAGGTCTTGATTGGCTGTCTAGCAATATCTCAACCAAGGCAAGTTCCAGAGCTCATAATGCTTCCTCTAAAGAGTATATACTCTCAAAACTAATGGGTTGTTTCTTACCTTTTCTTGCAGGCCTAATCTCACTTGTTCTGATAAACATCTTTGGGGAAAGTTCTTTAAGTGGACCGAGAAGAAAAACCTAA
- the LOC103484804 gene encoding microtubule-associated protein RP/EB family member 1C-like, with product MATNIGMMDSAYFVGRSEILAWINSTLHLNLSKVEEACSGAVHCQLMDAAHPGMVPMHKVNFDAKSEYEMIQNYKVLQDVFNKLKITKHIEVSKLVKGRPLDNLEFMQWMKRYCDSANGGVVQSYNALERREASKGGKDASKKSTTSHSSAKGSTGAASRAQVSQNARRNEASVNSGNQAANASKPSSNGGLTAYDEQITTLKLSIDSLEKERDFYFAKLRDIEILCQSPEIDELPVVGAIRKILYAIDDDASVVAEAQAMVSGHHNEPINLLSPIAEVSDEKLSLETQKRKSIINFDVDVAGITTLSPRQRTSDASDVHCSGSPLMTY from the exons ATGGCAACAAACATTGGGATGATGGATTCTGCTTATTTCGTTGGAAGATCGGAGATCCTCGCCTGGATCAACTCCACTCTTCACCTTAATCTTTCCAAAGTCGAGGAG GCATGCTCGGGTGCGGTTCATTGCCAATTGATGGATGCGGCTCACCCTGGGATGGTGCCAATGCACAAGGTCAACTTTGACGCGAAGAGCGAATACGAAATGATCCAGAATTATAAGGTTCTCCAAGATGTCTTCAACAAATTAAAAATCACCAAG CATATCGAGGTGAGTAAGCTTGTGAAAGGAAGGCCCCTCGATAATCTGGAGTTCATGCAGTGGATGAAACGTTATTGTGATTCCGCTAATGGAGGTGTTGTTCAAAG TTATAATGCTTTGGAAAGGAGAGAAGCATCCAAGGGAGGAAAGGACGCAAGCAAAAAGAGCACCACATCACATTCTTCTGCAAAAGGTTCAACAGGCGCTGCATCCAGGGCTCAGGTCTCTCAGAATGCTCGGAGAAATGAGGCATCAGTGAACTCCGGAAATCAGGCAGCGAATGCTTCAAAACCTTCATCAAATGGAGGATTGACTGCATATGATGAACAG ATCACAACATTGAAACTGTCGATCGACAGCCTTGAGAAAGAGAGGGATTTCTACTTTGCAAAGCTAAGGGATATCGAGATACTCTGCCAGAGTCCAGAGATTGACGAGTTGCCT GTTGTTGGAGCTATAAGGAAGATACTATATGCTATAGATGATGATGCATCAGTGGTGGCAGAAGCTCAAGCTATGGTGTCTGGTCACCATAACGAACCAATCAATCTTTTGAGTCCAATTGCTGAAGTTTCTGATGAGAAACTAAGTTTAGAAACCCAGAAGAGAAAGAGTATTATCAATTTTGATGTAGATGTTGCTGGCATAACAACTTTGTCTCCAAGGCAGAGGACATCTGATGCTTCTGATGTTCATTGCAGTGGATCACCGCTTATGACCTACTAA
- the LOC103484803 gene encoding ADP-ribosylation factor 1-like isoform X2 translates to MGVAISRLVRMLFAKKEMRILMVGLDAAGKTTILYKLKLGEIVTTIPTIGFNVETVEYKNVSFTVWDVGGQDKIRPLWRHYFQNTQGLIFVVDSNDKERISEARDELHRMLSEHELVDATVLVFANKQDLPNAMTVAEITDKLGLHSLRNRRWYIQATCATSGQGLYEGLDWLSSNISTKA, encoded by the exons ATGGGAGTGGCGATATCTCGGCTTGTGAGGATGTTGTTTGCAAAGAAAGAAATGAGGATTTTAATGGTGGGTCTTGATGCTGCTGGAAAAACAACCATTTTGTATAAGTTGAAGCTTGGAGAGATTGTCACCACTATACCCACCATAG GTTTTAATGTGGAAACGGTTGAGTACAAGAATGTTAGCTTTACAGTGTGGGATGTTGGAGGCCAAGACAAG ATTAGACCTCTGTGGAGGCATTATTTTCAGAACACACAAGGTCTTATCTTTGTGGTGGACAGCAATGACAAAGAGAGGATATCAGAAGCTAGGGATGAGCTTCATAGGATGCTTAGTGAG CATGAACTGGTAGATGCAACTGTGCTAGTGTTTGCTAACAAGCAAGACCTTCCAAATGCTATGACTGTTGCTGAAATCACTGATAAACTTGGCCTTCACTCCCTCCGAAATCGTCGCTG GTATATTCAGGCTACATGTGCCACTTCAGGCCAAGGATTGTACGAAGGTCTTGATTGGCTGTCTAGCAATATCTCAACCAAG GCCTAA